TGCCTATCATTTTTTTAGCGATGCGGGTCCCTTTATTGAATACCTCTCTACCGTAACGAGCCGAAGCAGTCATTATAGTTCTCGCTCTTACAGAGTTATCCCACAAAAAAATACCTAAAAAAAGAAGAGAAATTGGGATAAAAGCAGAATAAACTATCTTTTTCATAAAACACCTTTAATTATTATTTTAATAAACAAAAAAATCTTTTATCAAATAAAAAAAACAAAAGTTCTTAAACAATATAATCACAAGGGATTTGACAAATTCACTTTTACTTTTCTATGATCGCCTATTAGGTTTTATGAGTTTTGAATTATGAATCGTGCAGTCGTCCTACTTCTTTTCTCCTCTTTGTTTTATTGTTCCTTGACAGAAAGCAAGCCTATTGCTTTTGAACCATTTATGGGAGGGAAGCTTTCTACAAAACGGTTTTCCCCAAAATACTCGCCCGAACGTTACATGGAAGATGGCAAGCAATTCTTAGCCAGAGGTCAGTACCATAAAGCTCTCACTTGTTTCCTAATTATCATTAACCATTTTCCCGGTCACGAACTACTTCCTGAGTCCCTGTTGCTGGCAGGAAAATGCCACCTGAAGAGAGAACAATTTGATTTAGCTAATAAACTGCTAAGTAATTACTTATCCCTACCTGAAGCGGCCTACTCACAGGAGCTGTTTGAAATGAAGTTACAAATTGCTGCCAATTTTGCGCAGGGAAGACGTAAGCATTTATTTGCTTTGGAGGGATTTCCAAAGCTTGAAAATGCGGATCAAGATGCATTTAATATTTATAACGAGGTCCTTTCAGCACATCCCTTCGAAAATCTGGGAGCTGTCGCTTTATTTTATAAAGGAGAACTCCTTCGGGTTAGAAAAGAATTTGATGAAGCGTTAAAAGTTTTCCAGAAATTGACTAAGCAATTTTCTTCGCATGAATTAGCCATAAAAGCATATATAGCGATATCTGAAATTTATGTGATTCAAAGTATTCCCGAACCACATAATACGACCTACTTAACGTTATCCAAAGCTAACTTAGACAAGTTTGTAAAAAAACACCCTAATCATCCTGCAGTCAAAGTCTTAAACGAAAACATCCGTAAAATTGAAGAATGTCATGCTAAAGGTCTCTATGGCACAGGGAAATTTTACGAAAAGAAAAAGAAGCCTATGGCCGCCAAAATTTACTACCAAACCGTAGTTTCCTTGTATCCAGAGACCTCCTGGGTAGCCAAGTGTGATAATCGTATAGCAAGATTGTCTCGAAAAGCTTAGTTCTTCACTCTCATGAGATTTCTATTCTTTTTAATTCTATCTTGTTCATTATCCTCCTGTATTGGTTATACCTTTGTTCAACCGCAAAGTATTCTTAGCAATTCGTGGGGCCAAGCCCCCATATATGTATGTCCCATTCAAAATGATCTAGGGGGGGAGTTTCTTTCTGCCATAACTAATGCTTTGGTTAGCAGAAACTTCTGTATTAGCTCCGAGGATTGTGCCGACTATGTGCTACTGGTAGAAATTATAAAGGAGGTTGACCGTAATGTTGGTTTTTCTTATGCCCCGAATAAGCAAGGAGAAGAGATTCAAAAACATTTCCTAGTATCTGACGAAGGACGCCTTTCACTCACTGCAGACGTAAAACTTAGAAAACTTTCTTCCGGAGAAATTATTTTTACTAAGAGAGTGTTCTCTAATGAAGTTGTCTTTGATTTTGAGCCCGATGTTGGAATAGAAAATGCTCATGATTTTTCTCTGGGCCAATACGAAATGTATGGAGAGGCTAAGAAAAGCGCTCGAAAGACATTGTTGACAACCGTAGCTCAACTAATTGCGAAACAGATGTACTATGACCTTGTCTAAAGTCCAACAAACCTTCCCGGCTGTTATGGGAGAGCTACATAACATGCTGGATTTTGTTAAAAGAGCTGGAAAAAAAACTGCTCTAGGCAAAAATCGTCTAGCCAAACTAGAACTAGCCTGCGAGGAATTTTTAGTTAACATCATTTCTTACGCGTACGATACTGCCTCTTCCGTAGGGATCATCAATATTCTATGTAGAAATTCTTCAGAATATTTTGAAGTGACAATCACAGATCATGGAAGACACTTTGATCCCGCTCAAGCTGTTATAGAAACCCCAACCGACAAACCCTTGAAGGATCGAGAACCTGGAGGATTAGGAATTTTCCTCGCCCGTTCATCCGTAGATGAAGTGCGCTATGAACGGCTTAACAATACCAATATGTTGCGTATTTATACCTATTTTAACAAAGAATAGCTATCAAAACCTGCTTCTTAAAACAAAAGCCTTTATTAGATCCTTTTATGTACAATCAATTAAACGGTAAACCCCAGAATCATAAATCTATTTTTTATCTACCATGTCTCTAACTACGTGTTGAAAAACAAAACTAAAAATGGCGATATTTGTCTCTAAAAGTACATCAACATAGCTCATCCAATGGGTTCTCGTTTTCTTAAGCAATTTCTTTCTTTTTTAACCTTTTTAGTAATAAACCAATCTTTTTTACTTTTAGCAGCTTTTGACCCAACTATCACTTCCTCTCTCAAACTTTCTGGAGAAAGTCTTCTTCTTGTCAACGTATCTAATGGGGATATTTTGTATGAGAAAAATTCTGAGACTCCCATCTATCCTGCCAGCATGACAAAAGTTGCAACAGCACTTTTTATTCTTGCTTGCTATCCAGAAATTCTAGAAAAGTACGTCACCATAAAAAAAGATTACCTATCCACGATAACCCCAGAAATCAAAAAAGAGTCTGGATACCGAAGCCCGCCTTATTGGCTGGAGAGCGATGGAACTAACGTAGGGTTAAAACTAAGAGAAGAAATCTTGGGAAAGGAATTATTCCTCTCTCTCTTGATTTGTTCTGCCAATGATGCAGCTAATGCCCTTGCTGGAGCTTGCTCCGGATCCATTCCCAAGTTCATGGAAGAACTCAACATTTTCTTGAAGCAAATTGGCTGTACTTCCACTCATTTTAACAACCCTCATGGGTTACACCATCCAGATCACTTCACCACAGCAAGAGACCTAGCTCTAATTTTTCGTCTCGCATTAAAATACCCCCTATTCCGGGAAACGATAGCTACTACTCGATATAAATCTCTTGAAACCAATTTAGAGCCTGGAAGAATTTTCCAACAAACGAACAAAATGGTAATTCCTTCCTCGCAATTTTATTATCGATATGCTGTGGGAGGAAAAACAGGCTCTACAAAATGTGCAGGGAAAAATCTGGTATGTGCAGCGAAAAATCATCGTCGGGAAGTTATTGTTGTAGCATCTGGATATCATAAATCTGTAGCAGTTCTATACGATGATGTAAGATCCTTATTTGAAGTAGCTTTAAATGAACCTTACCAAAAAGATTACCTACTTCCTCCGGGATCGTCTTTTTCTATATCTTTCAGTAATAGTTGGAAAAAAGTCAGGGTTCCACTGCCCGAAGGGATCTATTACAACTTCTTCGCCTCGGAAGGGAAAAAACAAGCATCCATGATCTTTCAGCAAACCCTAAAAACTCTTCCTATAGCAGAAAACTTATGCTTAGGAGAAATCCTAGTTCTTGACCATACTGGTAACACTTTGTCATCTTTCCCCTTGGTAACAAAAAAGCGACTCACTCATAGCTTATTATCGAGATTTTCTGTCTTTCTAGCAAAAAAGGCTCTCCCTTTTTCCCTTATCATATACACTCTACTCCTATTGAAAAAAAGGCGATCTAGACACCGGTCTCGAAGCATTTTTTCATAATTTGATATATTTTTTTTTGCACTTTAACTAGAATCCCCGCTGCCTTTTTGTATCTTTGAGAGATTTCAGTAAGGTCTTAGTATTCCCTGGTTTTTGACTGGTTGCGCAACAGTTTCTTTGGGAGCCTTATGAGGGTCCTTAAGGACTGCTTCTCTTGGTCTTCTCTTACTAAAGAGATAGAATCTTCAAAGCTGAGGAAAACTCCTACCGATCACCAATTATGAAAGTATACTCAACAACCGCTTCATCAAGAGTTTGTATTTTATGTATTCCAAGATTCATCTTTTCGTTGCTACGACAATCATCGCTACTGGTCAATCTGAATGTCTTGCAAATGTTGTATCCTTTAAGTCATTGTTTGTTACAGAATCTCTCTACAAGGAGGCTGTAGCTATTCCCGTAGCAACACTCCCCTCTCCCGTCGAGCATGATTCAAAAGATCCCCTCCAAGAACCACCTTCAGCGCCGGTCAAAGCGCCTTCAACTGAAAACTCACTTGAAGAAATCTCGTGCACTTCCGAACCAGTAGAGAAAGAAATTGAGTCCACAGGAACATCTTCCGGCTCCCCAGCATTTAACGAAGATCTTAATTGTAGGGCTCCTTGTGAAGGATTTTGCTACAATTTGTTTTCCTTTAAGGAATTGCTGTCTGATTATGGGCCAAGCAGTGATGTCGATCTACTTTACGAGCATGGATTTGTTTTTCTATCTTGTGTTTTAGAACAACTACAATGGGAGTAAGAATTAAACTTTGAAAATCACGGAGTACATTCCATCTCCGGATCCAGTGGTAGGCAGAAGTTTGGTTTCCTTCTCTACTTCCCAGCCAAAGGTTTTAACAAAAAATTTTTTTTGCTCTTCATTTTCCTGAGGGAGCAGGGAGCAAGTGATGTAGACCAACCTGCCTGAGCTGCAGACAAACTGTCTGGCTTCATTAACAATTTTTCTTTGAAGAGTTACCCACAGAGATAATTTCTTGGAGGATAATAACCATTTTCCTTCTGGGTGTCTGCGGAAAGTCCCCGACCCCGAACAAGGGGCATCTATAACAACGACATGACATCGTTTAGTATACTTGTTCAAGGTCTTCCTATTTACAATTGAAAAGTTCGTATTTCCTGAACGAAGTAAGCGTTTTTGGGCCTGTCTCAAGGCAACTTTTCGAATATCGTGCAGGAGAATTAAGGATGCTTTCTCTGCAAACACTAAGCTTTTACCTCCTGCTCCTGCGCAATAATCAAGCACAACATCTGAAGCAGTGATGGGTACTTCTTGGGAGACTTTTTGAGAAGACAAGTCTTGAAACTCAAAAAGTCCTTCATTAAATTCTTTGGTCCTTTGCAAAGGATATCTTTCCACCAACCGTATTGCACCAGGAATCGAACTACTAACCTCCCCTACGAATCGTCCTTCCCACCTATGCAGCAATTCCTTAGGAGAAATTTTTTTGGTATTCACTCGAATACTAGTTGGTGCCTCTTCTTGAAATAGAGCCAAACACTGCCTCACGTATTCCTCTGGATAGCAATCTTTTAACAAAGATAGAAAATCGTCAGAGACAGAGTAGTAAATCGCTTGCGAGCAAGGACTATCTTCTTTGAGAGTCTTTAGATCCTTTTCCAGTATTAAGGAGACAAGGTTCTCTGAAGAACATCGTTGATTCGTTTCTTTTAAGTAATATTTTAAAAAACGAAAATTCCTAATGATAAGATAGAAACACTCACTGATA
This sequence is a window from Chlamydiifrater volucris. Protein-coding genes within it:
- a CDS encoding D-alanyl-D-alanine carboxypeptidase family protein, which gives rise to MGSRFLKQFLSFLTFLVINQSFLLLAAFDPTITSSLKLSGESLLLVNVSNGDILYEKNSETPIYPASMTKVATALFILACYPEILEKYVTIKKDYLSTITPEIKKESGYRSPPYWLESDGTNVGLKLREEILGKELFLSLLICSANDAANALAGACSGSIPKFMEELNIFLKQIGCTSTHFNNPHGLHHPDHFTTARDLALIFRLALKYPLFRETIATTRYKSLETNLEPGRIFQQTNKMVIPSSQFYYRYAVGGKTGSTKCAGKNLVCAAKNHRREVIVVASGYHKSVAVLYDDVRSLFEVALNEPYQKDYLLPPGSSFSISFSNSWKKVRVPLPEGIYYNFFASEGKKQASMIFQQTLKTLPIAENLCLGEILVLDHTGNTLSSFPLVTKKRLTHSLLSRFSVFLAKKALPFSLIIYTLLLLKKRRSRHRSRSIFS
- a CDS encoding tetratricopeptide repeat protein; this translates as MNRAVVLLLFSSLFYCSLTESKPIAFEPFMGGKLSTKRFSPKYSPERYMEDGKQFLARGQYHKALTCFLIIINHFPGHELLPESLLLAGKCHLKREQFDLANKLLSNYLSLPEAAYSQELFEMKLQIAANFAQGRRKHLFALEGFPKLENADQDAFNIYNEVLSAHPFENLGAVALFYKGELLRVRKEFDEALKVFQKLTKQFSSHELAIKAYIAISEIYVIQSIPEPHNTTYLTLSKANLDKFVKKHPNHPAVKVLNENIRKIEECHAKGLYGTGKFYEKKKKPMAAKIYYQTVVSLYPETSWVAKCDNRIARLSRKA
- a CDS encoding RsmB/NOP family class I SAM-dependent RNA methyltransferase, which gives rise to MSTIMVPFRAYHLQRVLREFIEASFLSPSDQVLAWYFKNNKSLGSKDRKFISECFYLIIRNFRFLKYYLKETNQRCSSENLVSLILEKDLKTLKEDSPCSQAIYYSVSDDFLSLLKDCYPEEYVRQCLALFQEEAPTSIRVNTKKISPKELLHRWEGRFVGEVSSSIPGAIRLVERYPLQRTKEFNEGLFEFQDLSSQKVSQEVPITASDVVLDYCAGAGGKSLVFAEKASLILLHDIRKVALRQAQKRLLRSGNTNFSIVNRKTLNKYTKRCHVVVIDAPCSGSGTFRRHPEGKWLLSSKKLSLWVTLQRKIVNEARQFVCSSGRLVYITCSLLPQENEEQKKFFVKTFGWEVEKETKLLPTTGSGDGMYSVIFKV
- a CDS encoding ATP-binding protein; this encodes MTLSKVQQTFPAVMGELHNMLDFVKRAGKKTALGKNRLAKLELACEEFLVNIISYAYDTASSVGIINILCRNSSEYFEVTITDHGRHFDPAQAVIETPTDKPLKDREPGGLGIFLARSSVDEVRYERLNNTNMLRIYTYFNKE
- a CDS encoding lipopolysaccharide-assembly family protein, with amino-acid sequence MRFLFFLILSCSLSSCIGYTFVQPQSILSNSWGQAPIYVCPIQNDLGGEFLSAITNALVSRNFCISSEDCADYVLLVEIIKEVDRNVGFSYAPNKQGEEIQKHFLVSDEGRLSLTADVKLRKLSSGEIIFTKRVFSNEVVFDFEPDVGIENAHDFSLGQYEMYGEAKKSARKTLLTTVAQLIAKQMYYDLV